The window CATAAACATTAAACTTAAATGGAATATTTTTTACTCTTGTTAAGGATATTAATTAGTTTCAataaattgtgttatttttaattaaaaagtaatatttttcttaaattgtcTCTCATTGAAATttgttatcaaacataaaaagagTCTTTCACCCTattgaacaaaatattttttgagaataatattattaaataacatttcgttagttaaaattatttatatttaaaataaaaagtaagagatttttattatttatatttgaagaTAAGTTTACAATTTTTATACCATTAAAGTTAGGgtataaaactaataattttttattctttgtcaatatttgggatttttaaagttaaaaaaataattttaatttgtcgaattaattttaaggaattaaaaacaccattaattttaacttcttgtatatatattttttatatgaacttCTTGTATATTATAACAatgctttaaatttaaataaaattattctttaggTGAATgtttataaattcaattttaaatcattttaattttataaattaacaatttaatttaaatgtacTGACCGTgtgaatttttatattactgtaaaattaaaaattatcatgttattttatattatttttataataatttttttattgcttatttatattctcctttaaaaatagttatatttgAGACAATATCGATCAATAGATCCAACTCATATTGGTTTGTAATGAAATAACTATCTAACTTGTaagagtttcatttttttctttaccctctttgattttgttttaattttcttctttcaagtGAAACCAAACTATACTCTTTCTCcatgtattttttcttataacaatataattaggatcttttactttttactaaaattatgaatatctTTACAAGTTTTAGCcttttaaatcaattataagATTAATCATTAGTTGAAACTTAATTACATAaagtttcttatttcttttcaagAAAACATTTTGTGAAATCaaacctatattttttttcacaaactcAACATGTTACCAACTAGACTACACCTATTGAGGTATATGCAGCTATTTTTCATTCTAAACAATTCAtcttaagatttatttttctctctcccaTATctattgatttgttttttatgaagCCCCCTATTTATTGATTAAGTTCTATTatctttttcattatttcatagtttaaactaattttactcTTTCATCACCAACTTCAtgcggatttttttttctaatttattaggaataaataatttttatatcttttaaccatccttatcttctttttttttttttttacaagggaATATTTGGTTCATATCATTAATAATAGATGAAGGAATACATGATGGTAATTGATGGAAAACATGGCTACTAGCATAGAACTACGACGTTCCAGCAAGAGAATGAGCGACGTGGTTGGCTTGTCGCCGAACAGAACTCCATGTTTGGACTGATTAATTCTATCTACCACATGCTTACAATCGAGTTCAAAGTCGATTTTGTTGTAGTTCTTTCCATGAAGCCATTTTATAGTACGTGTAGAAAACTCCAGGCTTCTGCAACTTCTGGTTTGGATTCTCCCTGCTGGTGCATTATTTTGGCTATTAGGAACGAACCATGTTCATCTCTAAGACAGAAGGCAGCTCCAAACAAGTTCTGGTTCGTAAAAATAGCAGTGTCTATGTTGCATTTAATTAGAGTCTCCTTACCCGCTTTAGAGAGGTGCCTCCCGCCCCGGTGATTTATCCTCTTCCACATTGGTCTTTGATGAACTCAAAAAACTGATTTCTTGTTCCTTCCAATGATTGAGGGGTGACCCAAATATTTTCCAGTTCCAATGCTCTCTATAACACTCAGACCAGAGATGATGAGGTGCTTGAGGTTCGGATAAGTgttggaattgaaaaaaaaaatcagatttataaaaattaataatctgtcttacaaaacaaaaaaacaatagttagtaaaaaggaggtgtgagAGGGTTTGATCCTTCTACACACTTTTATATCACGAAGCTCACCATTACACTTATGTTTTTTTAGCAGAGAAGATAGTCACTTTGtgcaaataataaaaagataaggTGACAGTGAGGCATCCTATCTAAGTCTTCTTTCAGATAAAATTTGTCCTATAGAATTTTCATTGACCCTTATAGAAAATTGTATGAATTTTAAACAAGGCTATCCAATCAATCCATTTTTGGATAAAGCCCATTTGGGTCATCACATTCAATAAGTAATTCCActcaattttgtgaaaaaaaccTCATTGATATCAATTTTCAAGGTAATCTCACCTAATTTTTCCTTATTCTCACACTTCATATGGTGAATGATTTATGTGCCAACAAGAGCATTATCAAAAATGGATCTTGTCTCTCCAAAGGAAATACACTTTCCAATAATAAGTTTGACTCTGCTGTCCAATGTTTTAGAGATGATTTTATAAATGACATTGCATAAGAAAATGAGTTAAAGTCTCTCATGGTGGTTGGGTTTTAATTTTTAGGGATAAGAACCATGATTGTAGAATTAATCTCAGAAGAAGGGAGTCATTTTGAATCTAAAAATTTGTTGAGgtaaaaatttcagaaaaacaaagatatgaaatatttttataaaaagtcgAATTGAGTCGCATATCTAATTCAAACCTTTTACATaatcatcttaattttttattatgtaaaaagtATTAACAGAAAAAAAGAAGGCTATAAAAGTTGAGGAAAGACAAAAGATGTGAAACACGAGTTTGACGAGTTGAAATtgcaaacacaaaaacaacacGTATGATGGAAGGGCAAATACGTAAGTTgcgagaaagaaaaaaagaagcaaaacaaGGTATATTTGCCGCATAATAATTCAGTGATTTCCACCACAACATCTCGGAGAGTTCGCCTATATATATGCCGTCAAAACCGTTCTAAACAAACCCAACGCtaaatttctctctctttctaaaCACCACTTTCTCCCAAAACTCATCTAGATTCTTCTCTCTTCACCATTCCAGATGAAGAAGTCCGTCCTCGCTGCCTCCGTCGCCGCCGCCGCTTCAGCCACCGCGGCATCTCTCTCCTCTTCTTCCCATCAGGTTCGCCTCTAGCTCGTCTGGCTATCTTTAGATTCAAGTTGggaaagaatttttcaaatttcaatacaCAATTGCGAATTTCAatgtacaaaaataataaaaaaagaagaatttgtTGCTTCggaaataaaagttcttgacttAAATTCAATCATACACCCTAATTTGGTGGTTGAACAGCGATAGTTATTGTAAACTTTTTTGTATGTCTTTCATttttacggataaaaaaaaacatacacttTAAATTTCGGTGGATTTGATTATGCTGTGTGAGGCTgatgtgggtttttttttttgcaggatgAGAGAAGCCGTGAGAACTCTTCGTCGCAGAATTCATCTTCTACGGAGAAATTCGCTCCCAGATTTGATGGATTGCGCTTCATTGAAACCCTCGTAACTGCCCATAGATGATGATTATTCGAGGTTCCCCACTTCTCACTCAATTGGGGCCTCACTCCTTCTAACTCATCCCttccctttaccttttttttttcctttcagttATGCcctttaggaaaaaaaaaatcatctatgGGAAAATTTTCAAGTCTTTTACTTCTGTTTTTCCCCCTCTTAGTCTTTGGAGaattatagaaagaaaaaaattgtaattttacgGAATTATTTCATTGCCCTTTCTgggaaataaaaaagtaaaaggttTTAGATTTCTGcttgtgttttatttatttattattatgtatttgtttatttccATTATTCTGTCTTTTACCAATCctcgatttttttaatattaatgtgGTGTGGCTACTCGTATTCCCcaaaatgagagaaataatattaaaaagaaattttataaatttttttgtgacatttacatttttttacactttattttaatttaaatttaattttttttattttcatcatttaaatCAAACACATCCAAAGAAAGTTCAATCTGTCAATAGCTTATcctttcttataaatattttattattattattattattattattattattattatttatcatcttTACTGACTAATTTTCGTAATGAAATTTGGTTGGTCCCAAAATTTTATTGGAGAGATTCAAGTAATCAAATCCTGTACCACTAACACTAAATGTTGATGTTTGCATAAATGGTTGATTCTTTCGAAATTGGATTTGTGTACCAGTTAACCTTaatgtcaattaaaaaaaatacagggggggaaatgaaagaagaaaacaagaaaaagaattgggtgtattttttctctctttcctttttgttttgatcGAAGTTTGGTGTAGATATCATCTTGTTGAAGGGAATGATGGAAGATTGGTGTAGATGCCatcttgttttaattaatttgcaaACAACGAATATGATATATACGCGTTGGATTAATTGAATCGGTAAATGGATTAAGCCATGTTTGCCTTTCCaataaaattgtgttatttGCAAATTTATGTGATGGCTGCGTGGTGTTATCTATGGAATATTCTTtccgaaataaataaatatcttgcAACTTGTGGTAGAAAAAATCATACAACCATTTATAGGATTTCGCCACCGCCCATGTTACGCCAGCCGTTAATATTGTCTGTTAAAATTTGTGGATCTGACCATGATTGTGAAATTAAACCCCAGTTACTTTATTGTATCTTCGTTGTCTAAAGATATTGTGATGACTGTGTTTCTTTGAGGACCAGAATGCCCTTATTTGGTTAAATGGCCTCTCATTGGTGTTGCCCTTACATAGTCTGAATGTGTGATATGAGCTTCTAGAAAATTATGTTAGGTTATGGTTTgcttaaatagatgaaaaatggaagaaaaaaaaaagaaaaaagagaaaaggtgtTTACAAGGAGGAAGGTGTAAGCAAAGTATGACTGGAATGTTCCATAGTCTGAATGAAGGATTTCCTGTGAGCTATATAATAGTCAACTTACAAGGGGGTTCTTTGCCCGTATGAAAAATACCTAtaagaagcaaaaaagaaaaatattttacttaaagAAAACCAAACAGATCGCCGTTAATATTGCACCAATAAGCGATTGTAGCTTGTTATTTGTTAGTGTGACTCACCAATTTAGTTCCTGAAAttataatagtattttaaatcaattcttaatgaaatgataaaataatttctcaaattgtaataattaatttagtttatgaATGGTCAGTCAAATTCGtccctaaaattaaaaatgttgcaAAATATTTCCTCAACTTGTTAATCATCAATTTAGTTTATTCGATTATGTCATTTAATATTGTTAATAAGCTGAATTATCATTAGCTAAGAGCCTAAGTGAAAGCCAACTAGGCACATATGTATAACCGCATTACATGAATAAAAATGACCAAATTGAAGAAAtaataattggattttttttttcattcctcaATCTTTATTCGTCTTTTGCTCATTAGTTTTGCATTAATCTTCTAATATACCCATTAGGAAATATTGTCATAGTAAACCCTAAAATTAggcttatatttttcttaattatcaagtgatattgtcatttaatatcaagttaaatgatatttttctatattaacctaatttagaaaaatattaagaaaaatatcacttatttttcttaattatcaaGTGATATTGTCATAGTAAACCCTAAAATTAGGTTTATATTAGCGATTGTAGCTTGTCATAGTAATTCCTAAAATCAAGTGATATTGTCATTTAATAtcaagttatataaaataatttatatttttaataaatagttttttctttttaggtttTTAACAAATAGTTCTTTTACTATATATTTGTAGTTTTTGTAACCGGACATTCATTAACATTGAGCTTATACCTTTTTTATTCTTCACTTACTCAAAAAGCCTAACCTAGTAACATAATCTTGACTCATATTCATCAATCAGCGAAGAGTCATTTTGGGGGGCTATAAGAAGTTAAGAACCCGAGACCAAATCCTTTTCAGGTCAAGCACCTTCTTAATTCCAATTCAACTTTCAAAATGCGAAATTCTCCACTAGCAAAAAGCATGGTTTGAAATTCGTGAACAACCCAAGGAGTATGCGCACAACTTGACCTAATCAAATGCAGTGTGTGTGGGTTCATATTCATATCACATAGTATCTCCACAGGTACATGATGCTGCTTGATGCGTCAAAATTGATGTTTCCAACTTTTGATCCCTTCAACTTTCCAGCCGATTTGGCCTTTACTCTTCAATTCCTTTCGGTGTAGGAATTTCCTTGATGCCCTTCAATACTTTATGCTATTTACATCCTTAATAATGATTGCTTGCAACACATTATTAATTggataatttttcataatagatATTCTAATCTCCCCATTTTAGGTCaagttatatgttttattgtcttaaaattgatttatcaaaacaaaatatgatgtctatctttttttttcttttctttaataactttttttacctCGACCTATAAGCAAATAttcttgtaattatttttttatcattatattacTAATAGAAGATATTATTTTATCGATAATT of the Glycine max cultivar Williams 82 chromosome 13, Glycine_max_v4.0, whole genome shotgun sequence genome contains:
- the LOC100500586 gene encoding uncharacterized protein LOC100500586, whose protein sequence is MKKSVLAASVAAAASATAASLSSSSHQDERSRENSSSQNSSSTEKFAPRFDGLRFIETLVTAHR